Proteins encoded within one genomic window of Brachybacterium muris:
- a CDS encoding DUF819 domain-containing protein, producing MITDGLLMLGVLLGLSCLLIVLERTTGWKFFKFVPGMVLMYLICATLNSLGVFGQAEETRAPIAAVKNVALPAMIFLFLFGCDIRKIIKLGPKLLLTMFVAAASLAVGMVAVYALFQGALHEESWKALGALLGSWTGGSANMVAVQDILQAPENIFGYALITDTIVYSVWLMAMFSSVAVSDRFNRFTKADTSYLDSHAGADLAEEKREITVTSLAIVAFGSIFVSTVAIWIGNQLPVLGDVVNGTAWTILIVSLLGLAVAHTPLGKTAGSMEVGTLMLFIVIGQIASGSDFSALTQAPLYLLIGFLVLLVHAVIMVIYAKLTRTELFSLAVASTANIGGIASAPVVASAFNRQLVPVGILFALIGSFAGTWIGLGAAQLMSML from the coding sequence TTGATCACCGACGGACTACTCATGCTCGGTGTGCTGCTGGGCCTGTCCTGCCTGCTCATCGTCCTGGAACGCACCACCGGCTGGAAGTTCTTCAAGTTCGTCCCCGGCATGGTGCTGATGTACCTGATCTGCGCCACCCTGAACTCGCTGGGCGTGTTCGGTCAGGCCGAGGAGACCCGCGCCCCCATCGCAGCGGTGAAGAACGTGGCCCTGCCGGCGATGATCTTCCTGTTCCTGTTCGGCTGCGACATCCGCAAGATCATCAAGCTGGGCCCCAAGCTGCTGCTGACGATGTTCGTGGCCGCCGCATCGCTCGCGGTGGGCATGGTGGCGGTGTACGCCCTGTTCCAGGGGGCACTGCACGAGGAGTCCTGGAAGGCGCTCGGCGCGCTGCTGGGATCCTGGACCGGCGGCAGCGCCAACATGGTCGCGGTGCAGGACATCCTGCAGGCACCGGAGAACATCTTCGGCTACGCCCTGATCACCGACACCATCGTGTACTCGGTGTGGCTGATGGCGATGTTCTCCTCGGTGGCGGTCTCGGACCGCTTCAACCGGTTCACGAAGGCCGACACCTCCTACCTGGACTCCCACGCCGGCGCCGACCTCGCCGAGGAGAAGAGGGAGATCACCGTGACCTCCCTGGCGATCGTGGCCTTCGGCTCGATCTTCGTCTCCACCGTGGCGATCTGGATCGGCAACCAGCTGCCGGTGCTCGGTGACGTGGTCAACGGCACCGCCTGGACCATCCTGATCGTGTCCCTGCTGGGCCTGGCGGTCGCGCACACCCCGCTGGGGAAGACGGCCGGCTCCATGGAGGTGGGAACCCTGATGCTGTTCATCGTGATCGGTCAGATCGCCTCCGGCTCGGACTTCTCGGCGCTCACCCAGGCGCCGCTGTACCTGCTGATCGGCTTCCTGGTGCTGCTGGTGCACGCTGTGATCATGGTGATCTACGCGAAGCTCACCCGCACCGAGCTGTTCTCCCTGGCCGTGGCCTCCACCGCGAACATCGGCGGCATCGCCTCCGCGCCCGTGGTGGCCAGTGCCTTCAACCGACAGCTGGTGCCCGTGGGCATCCTGTTCGCGCTGATCGGCTCCTTCGCGGGCACGTGGATCGGCCTGGGTGCCGCTCAGCTGATGAGCATGC
- a CDS encoding DUF3870 domain-containing protein: protein MSRTIYVTGEAKSPNNNPITTQFGLFFVGLVVDTETHVIVRADCTAALPLTVEFVRELLEGRSLQEEDALVEAIIDRYHGSSQRAMAAAVRSAAAKYRDLVDGSPAQPNTPVARRQPGS, encoded by the coding sequence ATGAGCAGGACGATCTACGTGACCGGTGAGGCGAAGTCGCCGAATAACAATCCGATCACAACGCAGTTCGGGCTGTTCTTCGTGGGCCTAGTGGTCGACACTGAGACCCACGTCATCGTCCGGGCCGACTGCACTGCGGCGCTCCCACTCACCGTGGAGTTCGTGCGCGAGCTGCTGGAGGGCAGGAGTCTGCAGGAGGAGGACGCGCTGGTGGAGGCCATCATCGATCGGTACCACGGGTCCTCGCAGCGCGCCATGGCCGCCGCCGTGCGGAGTGCCGCTGCGAAGTACCGCGACCTGGTCGACGGCTCCCCCGCTCAACCCAATACCCCTGTCGCTCGCCGTCAGCCCGGTTCCTGA
- a CDS encoding MFS transporter translates to MADHHESDSPHQPHDAPGPTGAAPEPGPAPRRGGAAPRRGGAAAGAPVVGALLAVLAVATVSVNLRPGATSLGPLLEDVVAFHGQGGLATGLLTALPCLAFGVLGMLAVPISKRVGLTGTVVASFVLVVAGLLLRPQASTFWMFTALSLLALVGPALGNVIVPAWIKQYGGRRTVGLMTLYSTLLGVGGATGSAFAVPLMTDGALGWQDSLRFWGLIAVVPVVVWVIVLARTGHDFPPPTAQGELHTSVLRAPTALALTVMFGLQSMNAYTQFGLLPQILTGGGMSPTNAGLVTGSVAAWGILGGLVMPTIIDRSRHLPLIALAFGVLTAAGYVGLILAPAAGALLWAAVLGIGGFAFPTAIALIPARSRDPLVTAKLSGMVQPIGYLIAAAGSITAGVVLDATGSASTMLAMMAVTGLALGLAGYRAAKPVFIDDEIAR, encoded by the coding sequence GTGGCCGACCACCACGAGAGCGACTCCCCGCACCAGCCCCACGACGCTCCCGGTCCCACCGGCGCCGCCCCCGAGCCCGGCCCTGCCCCGCGCCGTGGCGGCGCTGCCCCGCGCCGTGGCGGCGCTGCCGCAGGCGCCCCCGTGGTCGGAGCACTCTTGGCTGTGCTCGCGGTGGCCACCGTGTCCGTGAACCTGCGCCCCGGCGCCACCTCTCTGGGACCGCTGCTGGAGGACGTGGTCGCCTTCCACGGGCAAGGAGGGCTCGCCACCGGACTGCTCACCGCCCTGCCCTGCCTGGCCTTCGGCGTGCTGGGCATGCTCGCTGTGCCGATCTCCAAGCGGGTGGGCCTGACGGGCACCGTGGTCGCCTCGTTCGTGCTGGTGGTGGCCGGGCTGCTGCTGCGCCCCCAGGCGAGCACCTTCTGGATGTTCACCGCGCTGTCGCTGCTGGCGCTGGTGGGGCCGGCCCTCGGCAACGTGATCGTCCCGGCCTGGATCAAGCAGTACGGCGGCCGTCGCACCGTGGGCCTGATGACCCTGTACTCGACACTGCTGGGCGTGGGCGGCGCCACCGGTTCCGCGTTCGCGGTGCCGCTGATGACCGACGGTGCCCTGGGCTGGCAGGACTCGCTGCGGTTTTGGGGCCTGATCGCCGTGGTCCCGGTGGTGGTGTGGGTGATCGTACTGGCCCGCACCGGCCACGACTTCCCGCCCCCCACCGCACAGGGAGAGCTGCACACCTCCGTGCTGCGCGCACCGACCGCACTCGCACTCACGGTGATGTTCGGCCTGCAGTCCATGAACGCCTACACCCAGTTCGGGCTGCTCCCGCAGATCCTCACCGGCGGCGGGATGAGCCCCACCAACGCGGGCCTGGTCACCGGATCCGTGGCCGCCTGGGGGATCCTGGGCGGGCTGGTGATGCCCACCATCATCGATCGCTCCCGGCATCTCCCGCTGATCGCACTGGCCTTCGGGGTGCTCACCGCCGCCGGGTACGTGGGGCTGATCCTCGCCCCGGCCGCCGGAGCCCTGCTGTGGGCGGCAGTGCTGGGCATCGGCGGTTTCGCCTTCCCCACCGCCATCGCCCTGATCCCGGCCCGCAGCCGGGACCCGCTGGTCACCGCGAAGCTCTCCGGGATGGTCCAGCCGATCGGCTACCTGATCGCAGCTGCCGGCTCCATCACCGCCGGGGTGGTGCTGGATGCCACCGGTTCGGCATCGACGATGCTCGCGATGATGGCCGTGACCGGCCTCGCCCTGGGCCTGGCCGGCTACCGCGCCGCCAAGCCCGTGTTCATCGACGACGAGATCGCCCGCTGA
- a CDS encoding SRPBCC family protein, whose product MATQQLRLSRQIPASAEQVWAVLTDIEAAPRTLSDVLSVEVLTPGPYAVGTRWLETRKMFGFEGTEEMEVAVAEEPRRTVIVADAGGAAYRTEFLLSPISGSPDAIELTMVFSAAPQEKGGLKGALMGVMAKVGMKATRKAMEQDLEDIAAAVQRS is encoded by the coding sequence ATGGCCACTCAGCAGCTGCGTCTCAGCCGTCAGATCCCCGCCTCCGCCGAGCAGGTGTGGGCGGTCCTCACGGACATCGAGGCGGCTCCCCGCACCCTCAGCGACGTGCTCTCGGTCGAGGTGCTCACCCCCGGCCCCTACGCGGTGGGCACGCGCTGGCTGGAGACCAGGAAGATGTTCGGCTTCGAGGGCACCGAGGAGATGGAGGTGGCGGTGGCCGAGGAACCTCGCCGCACGGTCATCGTGGCGGATGCCGGGGGTGCTGCCTACCGCACCGAGTTCCTGCTGTCCCCGATCTCCGGTTCCCCGGATGCGATCGAGCTGACCATGGTCTTCTCCGCCGCCCCGCAGGAGAAGGGCGGGCTCAAGGGCGCGCTGATGGGCGTGATGGCGAAGGTGGGGATGAAGGCCACCCGCAAGGCGATGGAGCAGGACCTCGAGGACATCGCGGCAGCTGTCCAGCGGAGCTGA
- a CDS encoding alpha/beta hydrolase, which translates to MSIVRALSHLVTQGPSKPARSLVDRRLVERRRHHHVPTTWIDVEKAADATIVHLHGGGYLRGADQNTWEWLEDLRRRSGTAAAMVHYRVAPRYPFPYAFDDALQAVLSLTRNSVVRPGRWVLSGDGAGGGLALAVAQSLREYGGGEPALLMLTTPWLDLSEERLRSPELREAADLYADGADRDDPRLNPLRGDMTGLPPVHLTTGGDDLLLADSTRLTEKLREAGVELDVHASLEGGHSFPLQQRSPAAQAARRSQITAVRRALDLDRELPGA; encoded by the coding sequence ATGAGCATCGTGCGCGCGCTGAGCCATCTGGTGACCCAGGGACCGTCCAAGCCCGCCCGTTCCCTCGTGGATCGCCGCCTGGTGGAGCGCCGACGGCACCACCACGTGCCCACCACCTGGATCGACGTGGAGAAGGCCGCCGATGCCACGATCGTGCACCTGCACGGCGGCGGGTATCTGCGCGGCGCGGACCAGAACACCTGGGAGTGGCTGGAGGACCTGCGCCGCCGCTCAGGCACCGCCGCGGCGATGGTCCACTACCGGGTGGCGCCCCGGTACCCGTTCCCGTACGCCTTCGACGACGCCCTCCAGGCGGTGCTGTCCCTGACCCGCAACTCCGTGGTGCGCCCCGGGCGCTGGGTGCTCTCCGGCGACGGCGCGGGCGGCGGGCTGGCGCTCGCCGTGGCGCAGTCGCTGCGCGAGTACGGCGGTGGCGAGCCGGCCCTGCTGATGCTCACCACCCCCTGGCTGGACCTCAGCGAGGAACGGCTGCGGTCCCCCGAGCTGCGCGAGGCCGCCGACCTCTACGCCGACGGCGCTGATCGCGACGACCCGCGTCTGAACCCGCTGCGCGGTGACATGACCGGCCTGCCGCCGGTGCACCTGACCACGGGCGGCGACGACCTCCTGCTGGCCGATTCCACCCGCCTGACCGAGAAGCTCCGGGAGGCAGGGGTGGAGCTGGACGTGCATGCCTCCCTCGAGGGAGGGCACAGCTTCCCGCTGCAGCAGCGCAGCCCCGCCGCTCAGGCCGCCCGACGCTCCCAGATCACCGCGGTGCGTCGAGCGCTGGACCTGGACCGGGAGCTTCCCGGGGCCTGA
- a CDS encoding aminotransferase class I/II-fold pyridoxal phosphate-dependent enzyme, producing the protein MNLAAAFDAITVEQLRATKSLKWCLPDQAIGAFVAEMDFGTSPVVTAALRKELDRGSFGYAPPHLVEQTGEATAERLRTTHGWQVDPADIRVAPEVIMVLDQVIASTTDPGTPVVVPTPAYMNFFTSIRRQGRDAIEVPMIRDDRGRWALDLPGIAAAIERSGAQLVILCNPHNPTGRVFTREELEAFARMVEGAGVRVFADEIWAPIVFEGHRHIPYASLSETTAAHTVTAVSATKGWNIAGLKCAQAVLTSDVDREAWSRMPTPLSDRTPSMGMAGTIAAYRDDSGWIDEVTAYLADCTSMVADMIGEGLPAAVVSRPEGTYVNWVDLTALDLPCPAVEFIQREARVVPTDGRSCGTVGEGHIRLIAAMPRPILRAAMSRTIQALRPREAPGPGPALDAPR; encoded by the coding sequence GTGAACCTGGCAGCAGCGTTCGATGCGATCACCGTCGAGCAGCTCCGTGCGACCAAGAGCCTGAAATGGTGCCTGCCGGACCAGGCGATCGGCGCATTCGTGGCCGAGATGGACTTCGGGACCTCCCCCGTGGTCACTGCCGCCCTGCGCAAGGAACTGGACCGGGGCAGCTTCGGCTACGCACCCCCGCACCTGGTGGAGCAGACCGGTGAGGCCACCGCCGAACGCCTCCGTACCACCCATGGGTGGCAGGTGGATCCGGCGGACATCCGCGTCGCCCCCGAGGTGATCATGGTGCTGGACCAGGTGATCGCCTCGACCACCGATCCCGGCACTCCCGTAGTGGTACCGACCCCCGCCTACATGAACTTCTTCACCTCGATCCGGCGCCAGGGCCGTGACGCCATCGAGGTGCCGATGATCCGCGACGACCGCGGCCGCTGGGCGCTGGACCTCCCGGGGATCGCCGCGGCCATCGAGCGCAGCGGCGCGCAGCTGGTCATCCTGTGCAACCCGCACAACCCCACCGGGCGCGTGTTCACCCGCGAGGAGCTGGAGGCCTTCGCCCGCATGGTCGAGGGAGCCGGGGTGCGCGTGTTCGCCGACGAGATCTGGGCACCGATCGTGTTCGAGGGGCACCGCCACATCCCCTACGCCTCACTGAGCGAGACGACAGCCGCGCACACCGTCACCGCGGTCTCCGCCACCAAGGGCTGGAACATCGCGGGCCTCAAGTGCGCGCAGGCCGTCCTGACCAGCGACGTGGACCGCGAGGCCTGGTCGCGGATGCCCACCCCGCTGTCGGATCGCACCCCGTCGATGGGGATGGCAGGCACTATCGCCGCCTACCGCGACGACTCCGGGTGGATCGACGAGGTGACCGCCTACCTGGCCGACTGCACCTCGATGGTGGCCGACATGATCGGCGAAGGGCTGCCTGCCGCCGTGGTGAGCCGCCCCGAAGGCACCTACGTGAACTGGGTGGACCTCACCGCCCTGGACCTGCCATGCCCAGCGGTGGAGTTCATCCAACGGGAGGCGCGAGTGGTGCCCACCGACGGCCGCTCCTGCGGGACGGTGGGCGAGGGGCACATCCGGCTCATCGCCGCGATGCCCAGGCCGATCCTGCGCGCGGCGATGTCCCGGACGATCCAGGCGCTCAGGCCCCGGGAAGCTCCCGGTCCAGGTCCAGCGCTCGACGCACCGCGGTGA
- a CDS encoding phosphodiesterase, with protein MVQGRALVIAADGLDDLDVASIAGGPLRTPGTCLDALLAGANPLRVRPGGPSEPAPALVSVMSGASVGHTGVATELALHPSEPTGAGVWYAGDLRTPTLLDQVGARGGVTCALQWPATARGGPATARAGVDLCLPLVEDLRRYRDRWSMVEQTSSARMVTEHLRARREAGVQLSQVEPDELVAQIAEEAYTAGRIDLAAVRLTGLGRARRHEGRSSSAADRSLAATVSALGRVVTAFGPTDADHVVLLPGRPLVPVELLVHPNTMLARRGLVSTDGPRLADFRALVWPDGPRGALHVRRGEPDTVRDAAMEALAEVAAHCRLRLRQVDDGIGATDRTDVIAVLDGAPGTLFGLSPTYRPLVEGDDPYYAGPRAVSDPDAWSTALGQGDGLPSGPVEGAWADLGVTLAGALDVTLPGATAAGMCPAALAGA; from the coding sequence GCCGGGGGCCCGCTCCGCACGCCCGGCACATGCCTCGATGCGCTGCTGGCCGGGGCGAATCCGCTGCGGGTCCGCCCCGGAGGCCCCTCGGAGCCCGCTCCCGCGCTGGTGAGCGTCATGAGCGGTGCCTCCGTGGGACACACGGGGGTGGCGACCGAGCTGGCCCTGCACCCCTCGGAGCCCACCGGGGCGGGCGTCTGGTACGCCGGCGACCTGCGCACCCCGACCCTGCTGGACCAGGTGGGTGCCCGCGGGGGCGTGACCTGCGCACTGCAGTGGCCGGCCACGGCCCGCGGGGGCCCGGCCACAGCCCGTGCAGGAGTTGATCTGTGCCTGCCACTGGTGGAGGACCTGCGCCGCTACCGCGACCGCTGGAGCATGGTCGAGCAGACCAGTTCCGCGCGCATGGTCACCGAGCACCTGCGCGCGCGCCGCGAGGCCGGCGTGCAGCTGTCCCAGGTCGAGCCGGACGAACTGGTCGCTCAGATCGCCGAGGAGGCGTACACGGCCGGCAGGATCGACCTGGCGGCGGTACGACTGACGGGACTGGGGCGCGCACGGCGCCACGAGGGTCGCTCCTCGTCAGCTGCTGACCGTTCACTCGCCGCCACCGTCAGCGCGCTGGGGCGGGTGGTCACCGCCTTCGGGCCGACGGACGCTGATCATGTGGTGCTGCTGCCGGGCCGCCCCCTGGTGCCCGTGGAGCTGCTGGTGCACCCCAATACGATGCTGGCCCGCCGCGGCCTGGTGAGCACGGACGGGCCACGGCTGGCGGACTTCCGTGCGCTGGTGTGGCCGGATGGGCCCCGCGGCGCCCTGCACGTGCGGCGCGGCGAGCCCGACACCGTTCGCGATGCGGCGATGGAGGCTCTCGCGGAGGTGGCGGCGCATTGCCGCTTGCGCCTGCGGCAGGTGGACGACGGCATCGGCGCCACGGACCGGACGGACGTGATCGCTGTGCTGGACGGGGCCCCGGGCACGCTGTTCGGCCTGTCCCCCACGTATCGTCCACTGGTGGAGGGCGATGACCCCTACTACGCAGGCCCCCGTGCCGTGTCCGATCCCGATGCCTGGAGCACGGCCCTGGGGCAGGGCGACGGCCTGCCTTCCGGCCCCGTGGAGGGGGCCTGGGCGGATCTCGGCGTCACCCTCGCAGGCGCCCTCGATGTCACTCTGCCCGGGGCGACGGCGGCCGGCATGTGCCCGGCAGCCCTGGCCGGGGCCTGA